A DNA window from Malus domestica chromosome 12, GDT2T_hap1 contains the following coding sequences:
- the LOC103430308 gene encoding uncharacterized protein, which translates to MSDQHPRLNHLRSTSQLLRQATTSFAGNLFTFVFLSLLIFSFRTVIENGTHLLTSFVDRDPSLKSLLSRLDLAGAGNPNHRSPRSPAESPSPITLRRRHRPFLHLTRVGTLDEDFFSGDDDDARSLFGPNRIAPILIFSSSSHSTSKLGFNGTYGTRVSEIVRSGLTFKAEKFTISDDSARDRDSDGDSKDREEKGGDEDMDNRAVDLQFFIKGLELGRQDVATLFFLVSFLSAAYGWVILGFLVTYSWVLGIVFTTVVNDLIGRFTSFIGLVWDGSRLGIKRLSGFILMRWAVRDALTQLLGLWYFSEIEDQYSFFKLFIRLKLMPFSVMPPWIRGYEKEITGFLFMWYFLDTLVAFVFSVDAWVAIVDSRKSGREIVKEGCHLMLSMLSQAIQIKCLESIFCGGSVRWALTRICGRSFAKLFQSTVEVYFMVAWLIFYFAARARSRDASSQGERIGALD; encoded by the coding sequence ATGAGCGATCAGCATCCACGGTTGAACCACCTCCGCAGCACCTCCCAGCTCCTCCGACAAGCCACGACGTCGTTCGCCGGCAACCTCTTCACCTTCGTCTTCCTCTCCCTCCTCATCTTCTCCTTCCGTACGGTCATCGAAAATGGGACCCACCTCCTCACATCCTTCGTCGACCGCGACCCTTCTCTCAAATCCCTCCTCTCCCGCCTCGATCTCGCTGGCGCCGGAAATCCCAACCACCGGTCTCCCCGATCTCCGGCCGAGTCCCCTTCTCCAATCACTCTCCGCCGCCGACACCGCCCATTTCTCCACCTCACCCGGGTCGGAACCTTAGACGAGGATTTCTTCTCCGGTGATGACGACGACGCCCGCTCCCTCTTCGGCCCCAATCGGATCGCCCCCATCCtcattttctcctcctcctctcacTCCACCTCCAAATTAGGGTTTAATGGAACTTACGGGACTAGGGTTTCTGAAATTGTGCGCTCCGGCCTCACGTTCAAGGCCGAGAAATTCACCATTTCCGATGATAGTGCTAGAGACAGAGATAGCGACGGAGATAGCAAGGACCGAGAAGAGAAAGGCGGCGATGAAGACATGGACAATCGGGCTGTCGATTTGCAATTCTTCATCAAGGGATTGGAGCTAGGTCGCCAGGACGTGGCGACGTTGTTCTTCCTTGTGAGTTTCTTATCCGCAGCTTACGGTTGGGTAATTCTAGGGTTTCTTGTAACGTATTCATGGGTTCTTGGCATTGTTTTTACCACAGTTGTGAATGATCTGATCGGGCGGTTTACTTCGTTTATTGGTCTGGTTTGGGATGGGTCCAGATTGGGCATCAAGAGGCTCTCTGGGTTCATTCTCATGAGGTGGGCGGTGAGAGATGCTCTCACTCAGCTTCTGGGATTGTGGTATTTCAGCGAAATTGAGGACCAGTACTCTTTTTTCAAGCTATTTATCAGGTTAAAGTTGATGCCTTTTTCGGTTATGCCTCCCTGGATTCGAGGTTATGAGAAGGAGATTACTGGGTTTTTGTTTATGTGGTACTTCTTGGATACATTGGTGGCATTCGTATTTTCTGTCGATGCATGGGTTGCCATAGTGGATTCAAGGAAGAGTGGGAGAGAGATTGTCAAGGAAGGCTGTCATTTAATGTTGTCAATGTTGAGCCAAGCTATCCAAATTAAGTGTTTAGAATCTATATTTTGTGGGGGATCTGTAAGATGGGCTTTAACTCGAATTTGTGGAAGATCGTTTGCCAAGCTCTTTCAGTCGACTGTGGAAGTTTACTTTATGGTGGCTTGGCTCATATTTTACTTTGCAGCGAGGGCGAGGAGTAGAGATGCTAGTTCTCAGGGGGAGAGGATTGGAGCCCTAGATTGA
- the LOC103430312 gene encoding adenosine kinase 2 isoform X1, with amino-acid sequence MQLSLSMASEGILLGMGNPLLDISAVVDEEFLQKYDLKPNNAILAEDKHLPMYDEMSSKYNVEYIAGGATQNSIRVAQWMLQVPGATSYMGSIGKDKYGEEMKKNSKLAGVNVHYYVDETAPTGTCAVCVVGGERSLIANLSAANCYKFEHLKKPENWALVEKAKYIYIAGFFLTVSPDSIQLVAEHAAANNKNSRYLQVFSMNLSAPFICEFFKDAQDKALPYVDYVFGNETEARTFSKVHGWEIDDVEQIALKISQWPKASGTHKRITVITQGADPVVVAEDGKVKKFPVDKLPKEKLVDTNGAGDAFVGGFLSQLVQEKAIEDCVKAGNYAANVVIQRSGCTYPEKPDFN; translated from the exons ATgcagctctctctctcaatgGCGTCCGAGGGAATTCTGTTGGGGATGGGAAACCCACTGCTAGACATCTCCGCCGTCGTCGACGAGGAGTTCTTGCAGAA ATATGACCTCAAGCCCAACAATGCGATTCTTGCAGAGGACAAGCACCTGCCCAT GTACGACGAAATGTCTTCCAAGTACAACGTGGAGTACATTGCTGGAG GTGCTACTCAGAATTCCATTCGAGTTGCTCAG TGGATGCTTCAAGTACCTGGTGCAACAAGTTATATGGGTTCCATTGGAAAGGACAAGTATGGTGAAGAGATGAAGAAGAACTCAAAACTTGCTGGTGTTAAT GTTCACTATTATGTGGATGAGACTGCACCAACGGGAACTTGTGCTGTCTGTGTTGTTGGTGGTGAAAG GTCCCTTATTGCCAACTTGTCAGCCGCTAACTGCTACAAATTTGAGCATTTAAAGAAACCCGAAAATTGGGCACTGG TTGAGAAGGCCAAATACATCTACATTGCTGGTTTTTTTCTAACTGTATCCCCAGACTCCATCCAGCTTGTTGCTGAACACGCTGCTGCAAATAACAAG AATTCCCGTTACCTGCAGGTTTTTTCAATGAACCTTTCTGCTCCATTTATCTGTGAGTTTTTCAAGGATGCTCAGGATAAAGCTTTACC GTATGTGGACTATGTTTTTGGAAATGAGACGGAAGCAAGAACCTTCTCGAAAGTTCATGGCTGGGAG ATTGATGATGTCGAGCAAATAGCTCTAAAGATCTCCCAATGGCCCAAAGCGTCAGGGACACACAAGAGGATTACTGTTATTACTCAGGGCGCAGATCCCGTGGTTGTTGCTGAGGATGGCAAAGTGAAAAAGTTCCCAGTGGACAAGTTGCCCAAAGAGAAATTGGTTGATACCAATGGAGCGG ggGATGCATTCGTTGGAGGTTTTCTATCTCAATTGGTTCAAGAGAAAGCCATTGAAGACTGCGTGAAAGCTGGCAACTATGCTGCAAATGTTGTCATCCAGAGGTCTGGCTGCACCTACCCGGAGAAGCCTGATTTCAATTAA
- the LOC103430312 gene encoding adenosine kinase 2 isoform X2: MQLSLSMASEGILLGMGNPLLDISAVVDEEFLQKYDLKPNNAILAEDKHLPMYDEMSSKYNVEYIAGGATQNSIRVAQWMLQVPGATSYMGSIGKDKYGEEMKKNSKLAGVNVHYYVDETAPTGTCAVCVVGGERSLIANLSAANCYKFEHLKKPENWALVEKAKYIYIAGFFLTVSPDSIQLVAEHAAANNKVFSMNLSAPFICEFFKDAQDKALPYVDYVFGNETEARTFSKVHGWEIDDVEQIALKISQWPKASGTHKRITVITQGADPVVVAEDGKVKKFPVDKLPKEKLVDTNGAGDAFVGGFLSQLVQEKAIEDCVKAGNYAANVVIQRSGCTYPEKPDFN, from the exons ATgcagctctctctctcaatgGCGTCCGAGGGAATTCTGTTGGGGATGGGAAACCCACTGCTAGACATCTCCGCCGTCGTCGACGAGGAGTTCTTGCAGAA ATATGACCTCAAGCCCAACAATGCGATTCTTGCAGAGGACAAGCACCTGCCCAT GTACGACGAAATGTCTTCCAAGTACAACGTGGAGTACATTGCTGGAG GTGCTACTCAGAATTCCATTCGAGTTGCTCAG TGGATGCTTCAAGTACCTGGTGCAACAAGTTATATGGGTTCCATTGGAAAGGACAAGTATGGTGAAGAGATGAAGAAGAACTCAAAACTTGCTGGTGTTAAT GTTCACTATTATGTGGATGAGACTGCACCAACGGGAACTTGTGCTGTCTGTGTTGTTGGTGGTGAAAG GTCCCTTATTGCCAACTTGTCAGCCGCTAACTGCTACAAATTTGAGCATTTAAAGAAACCCGAAAATTGGGCACTGG TTGAGAAGGCCAAATACATCTACATTGCTGGTTTTTTTCTAACTGTATCCCCAGACTCCATCCAGCTTGTTGCTGAACACGCTGCTGCAAATAACAAG GTTTTTTCAATGAACCTTTCTGCTCCATTTATCTGTGAGTTTTTCAAGGATGCTCAGGATAAAGCTTTACC GTATGTGGACTATGTTTTTGGAAATGAGACGGAAGCAAGAACCTTCTCGAAAGTTCATGGCTGGGAG ATTGATGATGTCGAGCAAATAGCTCTAAAGATCTCCCAATGGCCCAAAGCGTCAGGGACACACAAGAGGATTACTGTTATTACTCAGGGCGCAGATCCCGTGGTTGTTGCTGAGGATGGCAAAGTGAAAAAGTTCCCAGTGGACAAGTTGCCCAAAGAGAAATTGGTTGATACCAATGGAGCGG ggGATGCATTCGTTGGAGGTTTTCTATCTCAATTGGTTCAAGAGAAAGCCATTGAAGACTGCGTGAAAGCTGGCAACTATGCTGCAAATGTTGTCATCCAGAGGTCTGGCTGCACCTACCCGGAGAAGCCTGATTTCAATTAA